One genomic window of Bradyrhizobium sp. B124 includes the following:
- a CDS encoding glycosyltransferase family 1 protein — MRVLVATDAWRPQINGVVRSLEYLASEAPSLGAEITFLTPADFRTVPLPGYPEIRLALPTIGRIARAIAAARPDSVHIATEGPIGWISRHVCQTRGYPFTTSYHTRFPEYLAARLPVPLRWSYAALRRFHNSGDGIMVGSASLERALKAHGFRKLMPWSRGVDAELFCPRTERPIAFPAPVFLYVGRVAVEKNLDAFLGLDLPGSKVVVGDGPQRGSLQTRFPHVHFLGTRTGRALADVYASADVMVFPSLTDTFGMVILEALASGLPVAAFPVMGPLDVIGKSGCGCLDHDLRRAALGALLVPREKCRAHALTFTWQESVRQFLDNIGRAHASPARTAAVGA, encoded by the coding sequence ATGCGCGTGCTGGTGGCAACCGACGCCTGGCGGCCACAGATCAATGGCGTGGTCCGCTCGCTCGAATACCTTGCCAGTGAAGCGCCGTCGCTCGGCGCGGAAATCACCTTCTTGACGCCGGCCGATTTCCGCACCGTGCCGTTGCCCGGCTATCCGGAGATCCGCCTCGCGTTGCCGACGATCGGGCGGATCGCGCGCGCCATCGCGGCTGCGCGCCCGGACTCGGTGCACATCGCGACCGAAGGCCCGATCGGTTGGATCAGCCGGCACGTCTGCCAGACCCGCGGCTATCCGTTCACGACCAGCTATCACACCCGCTTTCCCGAATATCTCGCCGCGCGGCTGCCGGTCCCGCTGCGGTGGAGCTACGCGGCGTTGCGCCGTTTCCATAATAGCGGGGACGGCATCATGGTCGGCTCGGCGTCGCTGGAGCGGGCGCTGAAGGCGCATGGCTTCCGCAAATTGATGCCGTGGTCGCGCGGCGTCGATGCCGAGCTGTTTTGTCCGCGTACAGAGCGGCCGATCGCCTTCCCGGCGCCGGTGTTCCTCTATGTCGGCCGCGTCGCGGTCGAGAAGAATCTCGACGCCTTTCTCGGCCTCGACCTGCCGGGCTCGAAGGTCGTGGTCGGGGACGGGCCGCAGCGTGGCAGCTTGCAGACCCGGTTTCCGCACGTGCATTTCCTCGGCACGCGGACGGGCCGGGCGCTCGCCGACGTCTATGCGTCCGCCGACGTCATGGTGTTTCCAAGCCTGACCGATACGTTCGGGATGGTGATCCTCGAGGCGCTGGCCAGCGGCCTGCCGGTTGCGGCCTTTCCGGTGATGGGACCGCTCGATGTGATCGGCAAGTCAGGCTGCGGTTGTCTCGATCACGATCTGCGGCGTGCGGCGCTCGGCGCGCTGCTGGTGCCGCGCGAGAAATGCCGTGCCCACGCTTTGACCTTTACCTGGCAGGAAAGCGTGCGGCAGTTCCTCGACAATATCGGACGGGCGCACGCCTCGCCGGCGCGCACAGCAGCCGTGGGAGCATGA
- a CDS encoding UDP-2,3-diacylglucosamine diphosphatase gives MAPRDVVKVRTLFVSDVHLGTRGCQAERLIDFLRHHDAETVFLVGDIVDGWCLRSSWYWPRAHNAVVRELIELAQRGCRLVYIPGNHDEFLRDYAGAAFGGVEIVERAIHRGLDGRDYLVVHGDHFDLVVRHARWLALIGDVGYRAALACNVWLNWIRRRCGFGYWSFSSWAKLRVKNAVNHIGRFEEVLASEAGRSNVQGVICGHIHHAALHDDFGVRYINTGDWVESCTGVVERYNGQFEIVRWTEARRALGTPDLAPLAQAAA, from the coding sequence ATCGCGCCGCGGGATGTCGTCAAGGTCAGGACCCTGTTCGTCTCCGACGTCCATCTCGGGACCCGGGGATGCCAGGCCGAGCGGTTGATCGACTTCCTTCGTCACCATGATGCCGAAACCGTATTCCTGGTCGGCGACATCGTCGACGGCTGGTGTCTGCGGTCGAGCTGGTACTGGCCCAGGGCGCATAATGCGGTTGTGCGGGAGCTGATCGAGCTCGCGCAACGGGGCTGTCGCCTGGTCTACATTCCCGGAAATCACGACGAGTTCCTGCGTGACTATGCCGGTGCGGCGTTCGGCGGCGTCGAGATTGTCGAACGGGCGATCCATCGTGGCCTCGACGGCCGCGACTACCTCGTCGTTCACGGCGATCATTTTGATCTCGTGGTGCGGCATGCGCGCTGGCTCGCGCTGATCGGCGATGTCGGCTATCGGGCCGCGCTGGCCTGCAACGTCTGGCTCAACTGGATCAGGCGCCGATGTGGGTTCGGCTATTGGTCGTTCTCGTCCTGGGCGAAATTGCGGGTCAAGAATGCGGTCAACCACATCGGCCGGTTCGAGGAGGTGTTGGCATCGGAGGCCGGGCGCAGCAACGTTCAAGGCGTGATCTGCGGCCACATCCACCACGCGGCACTGCACGACGATTTCGGCGTCCGCTACATCAACACCGGGGATTGGGTAGAGTCCTGCACGGGCGTGGTCGAGCGCTATAACGGGCAGTTTGAAATCGTCCGATGGACGGAAGCGCGGAGGGCGTTGGGTACTCCAGACCTCGCGCCGCTCGCGCAGGCGGCCGCCTGA
- a CDS encoding DedA family protein produces MDTSSTIAMFLHFGLLGIGCLAVAEKFIPLLPSYVLLMLLGLTVSDGSMLAMTILATSVGSVVGAIGWYGLGRALGSRRIEGLVARYGKFVLLRPSLYRQLTDAYRGNHFWVTLIGQTLPTVRIYLALPAGVLHLEPRAFVMATAIGTVIWNMPFLTLGYALRGSSHDPVSLGFWVVVILVAVEVALFLGFRFYKRSFVPQPLGKPLALPSRLPVEEGA; encoded by the coding sequence ATGGACACGTCGAGCACGATCGCGATGTTTTTGCACTTCGGCCTGCTGGGTATCGGCTGCCTCGCCGTCGCCGAGAAGTTCATTCCGCTGCTGCCGTCCTACGTGCTGCTGATGCTGCTCGGCTTGACTGTCTCCGACGGCTCGATGCTCGCGATGACCATCCTCGCGACCAGCGTCGGGTCTGTCGTCGGTGCCATCGGCTGGTACGGGCTCGGGCGCGCGCTCGGCTCGCGGCGCATCGAGGGGCTGGTGGCGCGCTATGGCAAGTTCGTGTTGCTGCGGCCCTCGCTCTACCGACAGCTCACCGACGCCTATCGCGGCAATCATTTCTGGGTGACGCTGATCGGTCAGACGCTGCCCACCGTGCGGATTTACCTCGCTCTCCCGGCCGGTGTGTTGCACTTGGAGCCGCGCGCCTTCGTGATGGCGACGGCGATCGGCACCGTGATCTGGAACATGCCGTTCCTCACCCTGGGCTATGCCCTGCGCGGCAGCAGCCACGATCCGGTCAGCCTCGGCTTCTGGGTGGTGGTCATCCTGGTCGCCGTGGAGGTCGCGCTCTTCCTCGGATTTCGCTTCTACAAGCGCTCGTTCGTGCCGCAGCCTTTGGGGAAGCCGCTCGCTTTACCCTCGCGCTTGCCGGTGGAGGAAGGCGCATGA
- a CDS encoding methyltransferase domain-containing protein, producing MSAADILPFVRAWVRNPLRVAAVAPSGPAVSSLMAREITADTGPVLELGPGTGVFTRALLKRGVRQQDLTLVEYGSEFIPLLQRRFPGARVLWMDAAWLRRERLFDGAPVGAVVSGLGLLMMPPEKVITILHGAFGYLRAGGAFYQITYGPRCPVADAILDRLDLQASCIGQTFLNLPPASVYRISRRHSHA from the coding sequence ATGTCGGCCGCTGACATCCTGCCGTTCGTCCGCGCCTGGGTGCGTAATCCGTTGCGTGTCGCCGCGGTCGCGCCGTCCGGGCCCGCTGTCTCGTCGCTCATGGCGCGGGAGATCACCGCGGACACCGGCCCCGTGCTCGAGCTTGGCCCTGGCACGGGCGTCTTCACCCGCGCGTTGCTGAAGCGCGGCGTCAGGCAGCAGGATCTGACGCTGGTGGAGTACGGCTCCGAATTCATCCCGCTGCTGCAGCGGCGCTTCCCGGGCGCGCGGGTGCTGTGGATGGATGCGGCCTGGCTGCGGAGGGAGAGGCTGTTCGACGGGGCGCCGGTCGGTGCAGTCGTGAGCGGCCTCGGGCTCCTCATGATGCCGCCGGAGAAAGTCATAACCATCCTCCACGGCGCCTTCGGCTATCTCCGCGCCGGCGGGGCGTTCTACCAGATCACCTATGGTCCGCGTTGTCCTGTCGCAGACGCGATCCTGGATCGCCTCGATCTGCAGGCGAGCTGCATCGGGCAGACGTTTCTCAACCTGCCGCCGGCTTCCGTGTACCGGATCAGCCGCCGCCACTCCCACGCTTGA
- a CDS encoding response regulator transcription factor, giving the protein MRVLLVEDQPDMVAALRAALARHDMLVDHAPDLLEAEAIAAAGSYDAIVLDRQLPDGDGLSLIPKLRASGNTVPVLVLTARGELADRISGLDSGADDYLGKPFAFEELLARLRALLRRPANVQQHVARIGRLAFDFTHREASVDGRPLEMPRRERLVLETLMHRMGRMVQRSALMEAVYGLDDDVQPNALDSHVSRLRRRLTEADAGVTINGVRGLGYMLRETP; this is encoded by the coding sequence ATGCGGGTGCTGTTGGTGGAGGACCAGCCGGACATGGTCGCGGCGCTGCGTGCGGCACTCGCGCGCCACGACATGCTGGTCGATCACGCGCCGGATCTCTTGGAAGCCGAGGCGATTGCCGCTGCGGGAAGTTACGATGCGATCGTGCTGGATCGCCAGTTGCCTGACGGCGACGGGCTGTCGCTGATTCCGAAATTGCGCGCGAGCGGCAACACCGTCCCGGTGTTGGTGCTGACCGCGCGCGGTGAGCTGGCAGACCGGATCTCGGGTCTCGACAGCGGCGCGGACGACTATCTCGGCAAGCCGTTTGCGTTCGAGGAGCTGCTGGCGCGGTTGCGCGCGCTGCTGCGCCGGCCCGCCAACGTGCAGCAGCATGTCGCGCGGATCGGCCGCCTGGCGTTCGACTTTACCCATCGCGAGGCCAGCGTCGACGGACGCCCGCTGGAGATGCCGCGTCGCGAACGGCTGGTGCTCGAAACACTGATGCATCGGATGGGACGCATGGTGCAGCGCTCTGCGCTGATGGAGGCGGTCTACGGCCTCGACGACGACGTGCAGCCCAATGCGCTGGACAGTCATGTGTCGCGCTTGCGCCGCAGGCTCACCGAGGCCGACGCCGGCGTCACCATCAACGGCGTTCGTGGCCTCGGCTATATGCTGCGAGAGACACCGTGA
- a CDS encoding HAMP domain-containing sensor histidine kinase, whose amino-acid sequence MRPRSLTWRLVGRLAGLQAVALTLLILLIGAAAIGLLWAGLLIGEYQGSTLDTLRDAITRNEAGGLTLRQTPELAALRAEHADLWFIIRDAGGHQISEGTVPSQFAPIASALEHVSEAVLKWNDAVAARPAGLVKSVDTSAGSIQILTGTYGELSMWRALEITPQLFLNMILPIVVLMTLATLVATPFVVRRAMKGLAQVAAQAERIDIDQRGAQLPLDEVPVEITPLVKAINAALERLDKGYERHRRFLADAAHELRTPIAILSTRVASLQAGPEKTYLLEDATRLSVMAGQLLDLQRLDQQTDVFTAVDLVGVARQVVLDLAPLAFAAGYEMSFEQKDGTILVSGDQTSLERALTNLVQNAIDHGQRRGTILVRVTTAGCIEVCDNGDGIPLDEREQIFEPFRRLHPGGRGAGLGLDLVQSIMHLHGGRIEVDQAPSGGACMRMVFPKAQPAC is encoded by the coding sequence CTGCGCCCGCGATCCCTCACCTGGCGCCTGGTCGGACGCCTCGCGGGTCTGCAGGCCGTTGCGTTGACCCTCCTGATTCTGCTGATCGGGGCCGCCGCGATCGGGCTGCTGTGGGCAGGGCTCTTGATCGGCGAGTACCAAGGCAGCACCCTCGATACGCTGAGGGACGCCATCACACGCAATGAAGCGGGCGGACTGACGCTGCGCCAAACACCGGAATTGGCCGCCCTGCGCGCCGAGCACGCCGATCTCTGGTTCATCATCCGCGACGCTGGCGGTCACCAAATCTCCGAGGGCACCGTGCCCTCGCAATTCGCACCGATCGCATCGGCCCTCGAGCATGTCAGCGAGGCGGTGCTCAAGTGGAACGACGCCGTGGCCGCGCGTCCCGCTGGACTCGTCAAATCGGTCGACACGTCGGCAGGATCGATCCAGATCCTGACCGGAACGTACGGCGAGCTCTCGATGTGGCGAGCGCTGGAGATCACACCGCAGCTGTTCCTCAACATGATCCTGCCAATCGTCGTGCTGATGACGCTGGCGACGCTGGTCGCGACCCCATTTGTGGTGCGCCGGGCCATGAAGGGCCTCGCGCAGGTCGCGGCGCAGGCCGAGCGCATCGACATCGACCAGCGCGGCGCGCAATTGCCGCTCGACGAGGTGCCGGTCGAGATCACCCCGCTGGTCAAGGCCATCAACGCCGCGCTCGAACGCCTCGACAAGGGTTACGAGCGCCACCGGCGTTTCCTCGCCGATGCCGCACACGAGCTCCGGACTCCGATCGCGATTCTTTCGACACGAGTCGCCTCACTGCAGGCGGGCCCGGAGAAGACCTATCTGCTCGAGGACGCGACTCGCCTCAGCGTCATGGCCGGCCAGCTGCTGGACCTGCAACGGCTCGACCAGCAGACCGACGTGTTCACCGCCGTCGATCTCGTCGGCGTTGCCCGACAGGTCGTGCTCGACCTCGCGCCACTCGCCTTCGCGGCAGGATATGAAATGTCCTTTGAGCAGAAGGACGGGACGATTTTGGTGAGCGGCGACCAGACCTCACTCGAACGTGCCCTCACCAATCTCGTGCAGAACGCCATCGACCATGGACAGCGGCGTGGCACGATCCTGGTGCGGGTGACGACAGCCGGTTGCATCGAGGTCTGCGACAACGGCGACGGCATTCCGCTCGACGAGCGCGAGCAGATCTTCGAGCCGTTCCGCCGGCTGCATCCGGGCGGACGCGGCGCCGGCCTCGGCCTCGATCTGGTGCAGAGCATCATGCATCTGCACGGCGGCCGGATCGAGGTCGATCAGGCGCCGTCCGGCGGCGCCTGCATGCGCATGGTGTTTCCGAAGGCTCAGCCGGCGTGCTGA
- a CDS encoding serine hydrolase domain-containing protein: MSMNFGAAADAILDGVVTSNPRVPGVVAMVTDRHRNIYEGAAGKRRLDQAADMATDSVFAIFSTTKAITGTAVLQLVEEGKLDLDAPARTYAPDLGKLMVIEGFDDSGEPRLRAPKRDITTRMLMVHSAGLGYDFINHTYNRLAQEKGQPSVITASKASLMTPLLFDPGERWEYGTNLDWCGQIVESIAGRRLGEVFKTRIFEPLGIQDTAFELTDAMRRRLAGIHARNADGSLTPMDFELPPNPEIHMGGHGLYGTIGDYMRFIRMWLNDGAGEHGRVLKAETVRMAEKNHLGNNKVTAITGVITSLANDAEFFPGQSKSWALSFMINDEQAPTGRPAGALGWAGLANLFYWIDRQNGFGGFWATQILPFGDPTSFVGYINFETSFYEALKLRKAG; this comes from the coding sequence ATGAGCATGAATTTTGGTGCGGCGGCAGATGCGATTCTCGACGGCGTCGTGACATCCAACCCGCGCGTTCCCGGCGTCGTTGCCATGGTGACCGACCGCCATCGCAACATCTACGAAGGCGCCGCGGGCAAGCGCCGCCTCGATCAGGCAGCGGACATGGCCACCGACAGCGTGTTCGCCATCTTCTCGACCACCAAGGCGATCACCGGGACGGCCGTCCTGCAACTCGTCGAGGAGGGCAAGCTCGATCTCGATGCGCCGGCCAGGACCTACGCACCCGACCTCGGCAAGCTCATGGTCATCGAGGGTTTTGACGACAGCGGCGAGCCGCGGCTGCGTGCACCGAAGCGCGACATCACCACACGCATGCTGATGGTCCACAGCGCAGGCCTGGGCTACGACTTCATCAATCACACCTACAATCGCCTCGCGCAGGAGAAGGGGCAGCCCAGCGTGATCACGGCGTCCAAGGCGTCGTTGATGACGCCGCTGCTGTTCGATCCCGGCGAGCGATGGGAATACGGCACCAACCTGGATTGGTGCGGCCAGATCGTCGAGTCGATCGCCGGCCGCCGGCTCGGCGAGGTCTTCAAGACACGGATCTTCGAGCCGCTCGGAATCCAGGACACGGCATTCGAGCTCACCGACGCGATGCGCCGCCGCCTCGCCGGCATTCACGCCCGCAACGCCGACGGCTCGCTCACGCCGATGGATTTTGAGTTGCCGCCTAACCCGGAGATCCATATGGGCGGCCACGGACTCTACGGCACCATCGGCGACTATATGCGCTTCATCCGGATGTGGCTGAACGACGGCGCCGGCGAGCATGGCCGGGTCCTGAAAGCCGAAACCGTGCGGATGGCGGAGAAGAACCATCTCGGCAACAACAAGGTCACCGCCATTACCGGCGTGATCACCTCGCTCGCCAACGACGCCGAGTTCTTCCCCGGCCAGTCGAAATCATGGGCGCTCAGCTTCATGATCAATGATGAGCAGGCTCCGACCGGCCGTCCCGCCGGCGCGCTCGGCTGGGCCGGCCTCGCCAACCTGTTCTACTGGATCGATCGCCAGAACGGCTTCGGCGGATTCTGGGCGACGCAGATCCTGCCGTTTGGTGATCCGACATCCTTCGTCGGCTACATCAATTTCGAGACCTCATTCTACGAGGCCCTGAAACTGCGCAAGGCGGGCTAG
- a CDS encoding NAD(P)/FAD-dependent oxidoreductase, whose protein sequence is MTETVTRSNGSNGARATTKLDAVVVGAGVAGLYQLFRLREQGLSVKAIDAGSSVGGTWYWNRYPGARFDSEGHTYQYLFSEELYKGWSWSERFPGQPEIERWLNYVADRLDLRKDIQFGTTVKSAHFNEATQRWLVTTDQGDVIDTQFLVTCCGMLSAPHVSFPGQETFKGELFHTARWPKGPIELAGKRVGVVGNGATGIQVIQSIAGEVGHLKVFIRTPQYIIPMKNPKWDAADAEAYKSKFKFLTERLPKTFTGFEFDFEHVWADLTPQQRRQVIGDCWNDGSLKLWVSSFAELFFDEAINAEITEFVREKMRERIKDPKLCEQLIPSDYGFGTHRVPLESNFLEAFHRPNVEIVSVKDNPIARITPEGIQTADGTVHAFDVIILATGFDAGTGALTRIDIRGREGRSLKDDWGRDIRTTMGLQVHGYPNLFTTAVPLAPSAALCNMTTCLQQQVEWIADCINYLRGKNLNVIEPTRDAEDQWVAHHDETANATLIAKTNSWYLGSNVEGKPRRVLSYCGGVGTYRQKCDEVAASGYQGFAMQ, encoded by the coding sequence ATGACCGAGACCGTTACAAGGTCGAATGGAAGCAATGGTGCGCGTGCAACGACCAAGCTCGACGCCGTGGTCGTCGGCGCCGGCGTCGCCGGTCTTTACCAACTGTTCCGTCTGCGCGAGCAGGGGCTGAGCGTGAAGGCGATCGATGCCGGTTCAAGCGTCGGCGGCACCTGGTACTGGAACCGCTACCCCGGCGCACGCTTCGATTCCGAAGGCCACACCTATCAGTACCTGTTCTCCGAAGAACTCTACAAGGGTTGGAGCTGGAGCGAGCGGTTCCCGGGCCAGCCGGAGATCGAGCGCTGGCTGAACTACGTCGCCGACCGCCTCGACCTCAGGAAGGACATCCAGTTCGGCACCACGGTCAAGAGCGCGCATTTCAATGAGGCAACGCAACGCTGGCTCGTGACGACCGACCAGGGCGACGTGATCGATACCCAATTCCTGGTCACCTGCTGTGGCATGCTCTCGGCGCCGCACGTATCCTTTCCGGGACAGGAGACATTCAAGGGCGAGCTGTTCCACACCGCGCGCTGGCCCAAGGGGCCGATCGAACTTGCGGGAAAGCGCGTCGGCGTGGTCGGCAACGGCGCGACCGGAATCCAGGTGATACAGTCGATTGCCGGCGAGGTCGGCCACCTCAAGGTCTTCATCCGCACCCCGCAATACATCATTCCGATGAAGAACCCGAAATGGGACGCGGCGGATGCCGAGGCCTACAAGTCGAAATTTAAGTTCCTCACCGAACGGCTGCCGAAGACGTTCACCGGATTCGAGTTCGACTTCGAGCACGTCTGGGCTGACCTGACGCCGCAGCAGCGCCGCCAGGTGATCGGGGACTGCTGGAATGACGGATCGCTCAAACTGTGGGTTTCGTCCTTCGCCGAACTGTTCTTCGACGAAGCCATCAACGCCGAGATCACCGAGTTCGTGCGCGAAAAGATGCGCGAGCGGATCAAGGACCCCAAGCTGTGCGAGCAGCTGATTCCGTCCGATTACGGTTTCGGCACGCACCGGGTGCCGCTGGAGAGCAATTTCCTCGAGGCCTTCCACCGGCCCAATGTCGAGATCGTCAGCGTCAAGGACAATCCGATCGCCCGCATCACGCCGGAGGGTATCCAGACCGCCGACGGCACGGTGCACGCGTTCGACGTCATCATCCTGGCCACCGGCTTCGACGCCGGAACGGGGGCGTTGACGCGCATCGACATCCGCGGTCGCGAGGGGCGATCGCTGAAGGACGATTGGGGCAGGGACATCCGCACCACGATGGGCTTGCAGGTCCACGGCTATCCGAACCTGTTCACGACAGCGGTGCCGCTCGCGCCCTCGGCCGCGCTTTGCAACATGACCACCTGCCTGCAGCAGCAGGTCGAGTGGATCGCCGATTGCATCAACTATCTGCGCGGCAAGAACCTCAATGTCATCGAGCCGACCAGGGACGCCGAGGATCAGTGGGTGGCGCATCACGACGAGACCGCCAACGCAACGCTGATCGCCAAGACCAACTCCTGGTACCTCGGCTCGAATGTCGAGGGCAAGCCGCGCCGGGTGCTGTCCTATTGCGGCGGCGTCGGTACCTATCGCCAGAAATGCGACGAGGTCGCCGCGAGCGGCTATCAGGGCTTTGCCATGCAGTAG
- a CDS encoding helix-turn-helix transcriptional regulator gives MGQLITVEELPRYAPGELKLDSASVGRSDFRLRIFRYEPSDIWVPPSENFLLVLYRDGVTAMNRRVTGAWKQDHVGRGVTSLLTRAEPSSWHWKNDIEVTHFYIAPALMMKTASDAFDRDADAIELHDLLKAEDPMLTWINDQMVQEVAAGGPGGRLCYDALALQASVHILRKYAAIEFKMPCAQGRFRPAHARLIEDYIEQNIFRNITLEELANICNCTPIQFARKFRVHYGTRPHAYVLRRKVEHACQHLRKDRVALKEIALLSGFADQSHLNRVFRQHMNITPAEYRRQVCEHSTQA, from the coding sequence ATGGGCCAATTGATCACGGTCGAGGAGCTGCCGCGCTATGCGCCCGGTGAACTGAAGCTGGACAGCGCCTCAGTCGGGAGGAGCGACTTCCGGCTGCGGATTTTCCGCTATGAGCCATCGGATATCTGGGTTCCCCCGTCGGAAAACTTCCTGCTCGTGCTGTATCGCGACGGCGTGACGGCGATGAACCGCCGCGTCACCGGCGCGTGGAAGCAAGATCACGTCGGTCGTGGCGTCACGTCATTGCTGACCCGTGCCGAGCCATCGAGCTGGCACTGGAAGAACGACATCGAGGTCACCCATTTCTATATCGCTCCAGCGCTCATGATGAAGACCGCGAGCGATGCATTCGACCGCGACGCCGATGCGATTGAGCTTCACGACCTGCTCAAGGCCGAAGACCCGATGCTGACCTGGATCAACGACCAGATGGTCCAGGAGGTTGCCGCAGGCGGTCCGGGCGGACGCCTCTGCTATGACGCGCTGGCGCTGCAGGCGAGCGTGCACATCCTGCGGAAGTACGCGGCGATCGAATTCAAGATGCCGTGCGCGCAAGGACGCTTTCGCCCGGCGCACGCCCGGCTGATCGAGGACTATATCGAGCAGAACATCTTCCGGAACATCACGCTGGAAGAGCTCGCGAACATCTGCAATTGCACGCCGATCCAGTTCGCCCGCAAGTTCCGCGTGCATTACGGCACGCGGCCGCATGCCTATGTCCTGCGGCGCAAGGTGGAGCACGCGTGCCAGCATCTGCGCAAGGACCGCGTTGCGCTGAAGGAGATCGCGCTGCTGAGCGGCTTTGCCGATCAAAGCCACCTCAATCGCGTGTTCCGGCAGCACATGAACATCACGCCGGCGGAATACCGCCGGCAAGTCTGCGAACATTCCACACAAGCGTGA
- a CDS encoding aldo/keto reductase, which produces MEYRNLGASGLKVPVLSFGTGTFGGQGPLFSAWGRSDASEARRLIDICLDAGVNLFDTADVYSNGASEEILGAALKGRRDKVLISTKTGLPMGDGPLDAGTSRYRLVASVDAALKRLNTDYIDLLQLHAFDAFTPIDEVLSTLDALVRAGKLRYVGASNFSGWHLMKSLAIADRHGWPRYVAHQVYYSLVGRDYESELMPLALDQGVGALVWSPLGWGRLTGRIRRGQPLPANSRLHKTAQFGPPVDDEKLYAIVDALDVVATETGRSVPQVAIAWLLARPSVSSVIIGARDETQLRDNLGAVGWSLSADQIARLDRASVVMPPYPYYPYRIQEGFARLNPPPV; this is translated from the coding sequence ATGGAATATCGCAATCTCGGGGCGTCCGGCCTGAAGGTCCCGGTGCTCAGCTTCGGCACCGGCACCTTCGGCGGCCAGGGACCTTTGTTCTCGGCCTGGGGGCGCAGCGACGCTAGCGAGGCGCGACGGCTGATCGACATCTGTCTCGATGCCGGCGTCAATTTGTTCGACACCGCCGATGTCTATTCGAACGGCGCGTCGGAGGAGATCCTCGGCGCCGCGCTCAAGGGCCGCCGCGACAAGGTCTTGATCTCGACCAAGACAGGCCTGCCGATGGGCGACGGTCCGCTCGATGCCGGCACGTCGCGATACCGCCTCGTCGCTTCGGTCGACGCGGCGCTGAAGCGGCTCAATACCGACTATATCGACCTTCTGCAGCTTCATGCCTTCGACGCCTTCACGCCGATTGACGAGGTGCTGTCGACGCTCGATGCGCTCGTGCGCGCCGGCAAGCTGCGCTATGTCGGCGCCTCGAATTTCTCCGGCTGGCACCTGATGAAATCGCTCGCCATTGCCGATCGGCACGGCTGGCCGCGCTACGTGGCGCACCAGGTCTATTATTCGCTGGTCGGCCGCGACTATGAATCCGAGCTGATGCCGCTCGCGCTCGACCAGGGCGTCGGCGCGCTGGTCTGGAGTCCGCTCGGATGGGGCCGCCTCACCGGCAGGATCAGGCGCGGGCAACCATTGCCGGCGAACAGCCGACTGCACAAGACCGCGCAGTTCGGGCCGCCGGTCGACGACGAGAAGCTTTACGCGATCGTCGACGCGCTGGACGTCGTCGCCACCGAGACCGGCCGCAGCGTGCCGCAGGTGGCGATTGCCTGGCTGCTGGCACGGCCGAGCGTCTCGTCCGTGATCATCGGCGCGCGCGACGAGACGCAGCTCCGCGACAATCTCGGCGCAGTCGGATGGTCGCTCTCGGCGGACCAGATCGCGCGTCTCGACAGAGCGAGCGTGGTGATGCCGCCTTATCCGTACTACCCTTACCGTATTCAAGAAGGCTTCGCGCGGCTGAACCCGCCGCCGGTGTGA